One window from the genome of Aptenodytes patagonicus chromosome 4, bAptPat1.pri.cur, whole genome shotgun sequence encodes:
- the HPSE gene encoding heparanase, which produces MLLPMLLPLLLLPLAEGRRAAVLRMGLRGSPRGEVSPAFLSLTLDASLARDPRYVALLSNPKLRALAMALSPGFLRFGGTETDFLIFDPNKDSTSEEKILWELQAQQEACGSRPAFAAVEKLLLAQWPSQEKLILAEHNWKKHKNTTITRNTLDILYSFANCSGFHLIFGLNALLRKDGLQWDSSNARALLDYCTSQRYNISWELGNEPNSFRKKSGIYIDGFQLGQDFIHLRQLLSNYTLYRHAKLYGPDVGQPRKHTHKLLRSFLKSGGKVIDSVTWHHYYVNGRSATREDFLSPEVLDTFVAAVHEVLEIVGGTVPNKKVWLGETSSAYGGGAPRLSNTYVAGFMWLDKLGLSARQGIDVVMRQVFFGAGTYHLVDANFEPLPDYWLSLLYKKLVGTKVLQVSLVGADERKLRVYLHCTNTLHPKYREGDVTLFALNLYNVTQHLQLPNYLSSKHVDQYLLLPRGKENILSRSIELNGRVLRMVDDKMLPELIEKPLGPGSVLGLPAFSYGFYVIKNAKAIACI; this is translated from the exons ATGCTGCTGCCgatgctgctgccgctgctgctgctgccgctggcggaggggcggcgggcggcggtgcTGCGGATggggctgcggggcagccccCGCGGGGAGGTGAGCCCGGCTTTCCTCTCCCTCACCCTGGACGCCAGCCTGGCCCGGGACCCGCGCTATGTCGCCTTGCTCAG CAACCCCAAACTGCGTGCCCTGGCAATGGCCCTGTCCCCAGGCTTCCTGAGGTTCGGTGGCACCGAGACAGATTTTCTCATCTTTGATCCCAACAAGGATTCAACTTCGGAAGAAAAAATCCTCTGGGAACTTCAGGCCCAGCAAG AGGCTTGTGGCTCGAGGCCTGCATTTGCTGCTGTTGAGAAGTTACTGCTGGCCCAGTGGCCCAGCCAGGAGAAGCTGATTCTTGCAGAGCATAactggaaaaagcacaaaaacaCCACCATTACAA GAAATACCCTGGATATTCTCTACAGCTTTGCAAACTGCTCAGGGTTTCACCTGATCTTTGGGCTCAACGCCTTGCTGCGGAAAGATGGCTTGCAGTGGGACAGCTCGAACGCCCGGGCACTGCTGGACTACTGTACCTCGCAGAGGTACAACATCTCTTGGGAGCTCGGGAATG AGCCCAATAGCTTCAGGAAGAAATCTGGCATCTACATCGATGGCTTCCAGCTGGGGCAAGATTTTATTCACTTACGCCAACTTCTGAGTAACTATACCCTCTACCGGCATGCGAAGCTCTACGGTCCCGATGTCGGGCAGCCCcgaaagcacacacacaaactgcTGAGAAG CTTCCTGAAATCAGGAGGGAAGGTGATCGACTCTGTCACGTGGCACCA ttACTATGTGAATGGACGAAGTGCAACGAGGGAGGATTTCTTGAGCCCTGAAGTGCTGGATACCTTTGTCGCAGCTGTACACGAAGTCCTGGAG ATTGTTGGTGGGACCGTGCCCAACAAGAAGGTCTGGCTAGGAGAGACAAGTTCTGCCTATGGAGGGGGAGCTCCCAGGCTGTCCAACACTTATGTTGCTGGCTTTAT GTGGTTGGACAAACTCGGACTTTCAGCCAGGCAGGGGATTGACGTGGTGATGAGACAGGTTTTCTTTGGGGCAGGGACCTATCACCTGGTGGATGCCAACTTTGAGCCTTTGCCG GACTACTGGCTCTCGCTGCTCTACAAGAAGCTGGTGGGTACCAAGGTGCTGCAGGTCAGCCTGGTGGGAGCTGACGAGAGGAAGCTCCGTGTCTACCTCCACTGCACGAACACCCTCCA CCCAAAGTACAGAGAAGGGGACGTGACGCTGTTTGCCTTAAACCTCTACAACGTTACCCAACATTTGCAGCTACCGAATTACTTATCAAGCAAGCACGTGGATCAGTACCTCTTACTGCCTCGTGGCAAAGAGAATATACTTTCCAG GTCTATTGAGCTAAATGGCCGTGTGCTACGGATGGTGGATGACAAAATGCTGCCAGAGCTTATCGAAAAACCCCTTGGTCCCGGCAGTGTACTTGGCCTTCCAGCCTTCTCTTACGGCTTTTATGTTATCAAAAATGCCAAAGCTATTGCTTGCATTTAA
- the COQ2 gene encoding 4-hydroxybenzoate polyprenyltransferase, mitochondrial, translated as MAALLARLCRGAPCLRLPLAAAAAPPLRRPSAPPGPPRPLSFSAAELVRAAPGPLQPYLRLMRLHQPTGTWLLYLPCTWSIGLAAEPGCLPDWHMLSLFGVGAVLMRGAGCTINDMWDRDYDKQVARTASRPLAAGDISTFHSFIFLGGQLSLALCVLMCLNYYSIVLGAASLSLVITYPLMKRITYWPQLVLGFTFNWGALLGWSAIKGSCEWSVCLPLYLAGVMWTLVYDTIYAHQDKRDDIIIGVKSTALQFKEDTKQWLSGFSLAMLLSLCVAGMNCNQTFPYYSMVAATGAHLAHQIYTLDIDKPEDCWKKFASNRTVGVLLFIGIVLGNLWKQKDSKNVEEPLENK; from the exons ATGGCGGCCCTCCTGGCGCGGCTCTGTCGGGGCGCCCCCTGCCTCCGCCTGCCCcttgccgccgccgctgccccgccgctgcgccgcccctccgcgccgccgGGACCCCCGCGGCCGCTCAGCTTTTCGGCGGCCGAGCTGGtgcgcgccgcgccgggcccgctGCAGCCCTACCTGCGCCTCATGCGGCTGCACCAGCCCACCg GGACGTGGCTGCTGTACCTGCCGTGCACCTGGAGCATCGGCTTGGCGGCCGAGCCGGGCTGCCTCCCGGACTGGCACATGCTGTCCCTGTTCGGCGTCGGAGCGGTGCTCATGCGCGGAGCCGGCTGCACGATCAATGACATGTGGGATCGTGACTATGACAAACAG gTTGCGAGGACAGCAAGTAGGCCCCTGGCAGCTGGAGATATCTCCACTTTTcactccttcatttttcttgggGGACAGCTTAGCTTGGCACTTTGTGTGCTTATGTGTCTGAATTACTATAG TATCGTTCTGGGAGCAGCCTCTTTGTCTCTTGTGATCACCTACCCTCTGATGAAGAGAATAACATATTGGCCACAGTTAGTTTTGG GATTTACATTTAATTGGGGAGCTCTTCTTGGCTGGTCTGCCATCAAAGGGTCATGTGAGTGGTCTGTGTGTTTGCCCTTGTACTTAGCTGGAGTAATGTGGACGCTGGTATACGATACCATTTACGCACATCAG GATAAGAGGGACGACATCATTATCGGTGTGAAGTCAACAGCATTACAGTTCAAGGAGGATACGAAGCAGTGGCTCAGTGGCTTCAGCCTTGCAATGCTCCTGAGTTTGTGTGTGGCAGGAATGAATTGTAACCAGACATTCCCGTATTACTCAATGGTGGCTGCCACAGGGGCTCACCTAGCGCACCAG ATTTACACTTTGGACATAGACAAACCTGAAGACTGTTGGAAGAAATTTGCTTCAAATCGTACCGTAGGAGTTCTGCTCTTCATAGGGATTGTGCTTGGAAATCTGTGGAAACAAAAAGACTCAAAAAATGTAGAAGAGCCTTTAGAAAACAAGTAG